Genomic segment of Myxococcus stipitatus:
GCTCAGCGTCACGTGGAAGGACTCGCCCCCGTCGCCGTCGAACGTCATCTGCGCCACCTCCGCCATCGTGCGCGACAGAATCGCCTTGGCGCTCGCGGCCGTCTCGCCCAACAGCCCCACCACCAGCTCCTCCCCGCCCCACCTCCCGCGCACGTCCTCCCGGCGGAAGCGCGAGCCCAACAGCCGCCCCAGCCGCGCCAGCACGCGGTCTCCCGCCAGGTGCCCGTACCGGTCATTCACCTGCTTGAAGTGGTCCACGTCCAGGAAGCACAGCGCCAGCGAGCGGTGCTGCCGCCGCGCCTCCGACAGCCGCGCCCGCATCCCCTCGATGAACGGCTTGCGCGTCAGCAGCCCCGTCAGCGCGTCCCGCTCCACCCGCTCCTTCGACAGCCGCGCCCGCTCCAGCCGCGCCTGCACCCGCGCCCGCAGCTCCTCCCTCAACACCGGCTTGGAGATGTAGTCGTCCGCCCCCGCCTGGAACGCCGCCAGCCGGAACTCCAACCCCAGGTGCGCCGTAATCAACAACACCGGCAGGTCCTGCCACGTCGGCGTCGAGCGCAGGATGCGGCACAAGTCAAACCCGCTGGGCCCCGGCATCTGCACGTCCAGCAACAACAGGTCCGGCCGATGCTCCGCCAGCGACTCCATCAGCCGGTGCGCATCCCCCAGCCCCACCACCTCCACCTGCTCGCTCGCCAGCGCCTGCACCAGCGCGGAGATGGCCTCCGGGTCGTCATCCACCACCAGCACCCGCGCCCGCTCCGGACGCCGCGCCGCCACCATCCGCTCCGCCGCCGCCACGAAGTCCGGCCCCGTGAAGGGCCTGGGCAGGAACATCGACGCGCCCGCGTGCGCCGCCACCACCCGCTCCTCCAGCCCGCCCTTCGCCCCCGTGAACACCAGCGGCAGCGAGCCCAACCCCTCCGCCGAGCGCAGCAGGTGCGCCGCCTGCACGCCCCCCATCTCGCCCCCCAGGTGCATGTGGATGACCACGCCATCCACCCACTGCTTGCGCGCCAGCGCGAGCGCCTGGTCCGCCGTGCGCGCGCACAGCACCCGCACCACGTGCGAGCGCCCCAGCCGCTCCGCCTCCGCCAGCAGCTCCGCGTCCTCGTCCACCACCAGCAGCACGCCCTCCGTCGGCAGCACCGCCGAGGGCAGCTCCTTGTGCACCGGCATCACCGGCACCGACGCCGTCGCCGCCAGCTCGCGGAACGCCACGTCCACCATGCCCCAGTCCAGCCGGGCCCCGTCGCCTCCCGCCCGCAGCGCGTCCTCGAGCCGCCCGGCCGCCAGGCTCACCTCGGAGAAGCCATAGCTGCCCGCCGTTCCGTGCAGCTTGTGCGTGATGATGGACGCCTGCTCCAGCGACTCGCGGTTACCCTCGCGCGCCTCGCCCAGGAGCGTCTGGAGCCCCTCCACCTTGTCCTTCAGGCGCGCGCCATACTCCGCGTTGAGCGCCACCAGGCTCGCCGCCAGCTCGTCGCGCAGCGGGTCCACGTCCGCCAGCGCCCGAGGGCCCGTCGGCGGGGGCGGCAGCTTCTTGGCGAAGAGCTGATTCACCCAGAGGAACAGCTCCTCCGGCCGGTAGGGCTTGTGGATGATGCGCGCGACCTTCAGCTGCCGCGTCAACATCTCGTGGCTCTTCAGGTCCTTCCAGAACGCCGACGCGAACAACACCGGCAGGTCCGGCAGCGTCTTGCGCAGCTCGCGAATGAAGTCCGCCCCCGTCACCCCCGGCAGCAGCCCGTCCACGATGGCCGCGTCCACGGGCATCTTCGACAGCAGCGTGCGCGCCTCCGCCGCCGTGCGCGCCGCCTCCACCCGGTAGCCCTTCTCGCGCAGGAAGGCGCCGACCAGCGTCTGAAGGTCCTTGTCGTCCTCGAGGAACAGGAGCGTCTTGGCTTCATTCATGAAACGACCCTTCTCTCTGTTTCGCCGTCCTTGCGCGACAGCAGTTCATTCAGCAGCTCGCGCACGGAGGCCACCAGCTCCTCCTCGGAGGAGCGCGCCTTGCTCAAGTGCCGCGTCATCCCCAGCGTCAGCTGCCGCTGGTCCGCGCGCGACAGGTCCCGGCCCGTGAAGACGATGAGCGGCGTGGTCCTCCCGCGCCCCTGGCGCAGGATGTCCACCACCTCGAAGCCGTCCAACCCCGGCAGCCCCACGTCCAGCACGATGAGGTCCGGCCGCGTCTCGCGCGCCAGCTCCACCGCGCTCTCTCCATCCGCGGCCTCGAACACCTGCACCGCCCCCAGCCGCTCCAGCCGCGCGCAGATGACCCGGCGCGTGGCCACGTCGTCATCCACCACCAACACCCGCGCCTGCCCCGGCCGCCGCATCGCATGGCGGAGCGCGCTCAACAGCCGCGCCTCCTCCAGGGGCTGCGAAATCCAGTCCACCCACACCGCCGCGCCCACGCCCTCGCCCCCCGGCGAG
This window contains:
- a CDS encoding response regulator, with the protein product MNEAKTLLFLEDDKDLQTLVGAFLREKGYRVEAARTAAEARTLLSKMPVDAAIVDGLLPGVTGADFIRELRKTLPDLPVLFASAFWKDLKSHEMLTRQLKVARIIHKPYRPEELFLWVNQLFAKKLPPPPTGPRALADVDPLRDELAASLVALNAEYGARLKDKVEGLQTLLGEAREGNRESLEQASIITHKLHGTAGSYGFSEVSLAAGRLEDALRAGGDGARLDWGMVDVAFRELAATASVPVMPVHKELPSAVLPTEGVLLVVDEDAELLAEAERLGRSHVVRVLCARTADQALALARKQWVDGVVIHMHLGGEMGGVQAAHLLRSAEGLGSLPLVFTGAKGGLEERVVAAHAGASMFLPRPFTGPDFVAAAERMVAARRPERARVLVVDDDPEAISALVQALASEQVEVVGLGDAHRLMESLAEHRPDLLLLDVQMPGPSGFDLCRILRSTPTWQDLPVLLITAHLGLEFRLAAFQAGADDYISKPVLREELRARVQARLERARLSKERVERDALTGLLTRKPFIEGMRARLSEARRQHRSLALCFLDVDHFKQVNDRYGHLAGDRVLARLGRLLGSRFRREDVRGRWGGEELVVGLLGETAASAKAILSRTMAEVAQMTFDGDGGESFHVTLSVGIAEAPVDGGSLEDLLRAADGRLHRAKSNGRNRIEV